A window from Rhinoraja longicauda isolate Sanriku21f chromosome 26, sRhiLon1.1, whole genome shotgun sequence encodes these proteins:
- the LOC144606489 gene encoding serine/arginine-rich splicing factor 1A → MQNHSGVIRGPAGNNDCRIYVGNLPPDIRTKDIEDVFYKYGSIRDIDLKNRRGGPPFAFVEFEDPRDAEDAVYGRDGYDYDGYRLRVEFPRSGRGTGRGGGGGGGGGGGGGGGGGGGGGGQTPRGRYGPPSRRSEYRVVVSGLPPSGSWQDLKDHMREAGDVCYADVFRDGTGVVEFVRKEDMSYAVRKLDNTKFRSHEGETAYIRVKVDGPRSPSYGRSRSRSRSRTRSRSRSRSRSRSYSPRRSRGSPRYSPRHSRSRSRS, encoded by the exons ATGCAAAACCACAGCGGCGTGATCCGCGGGCCGGCGGGCAACAACGACTGTCGGATCTACGTGGGCAACCTGCCGCCGGACATCCGCACCAAGGACATCGAGGACGTCTTCTACAAGTACGGCAGCATCAGGGACATCGACCTGAAGAACCGCCGCGGCGGCCCGCCCTTCGCCTTCGTCGAGTTCGAGGACCCGAG AGACGCGGAAGATGCTGTGTATGGACGCGATGGTTATGATTACGATGGATACCGTCTGCGTGTTGAATTTCCACGGAGTGGGAGAGGGACTGgaagagggggtggtggtggaggtggaggcggaggcggaggtggaggaggtggtggtggtggtggcggtggtCAAACACCAAGGGGAAGATATGGGCCCCCCTCCAGGCGCTCAGAATACAGAGTGGTGGTTTCAG GGCTTCCTCCCAGTGGTAGTTGGCAAGATTTGAAAGATCACATGCGGGAAGCAGGTGATGTATGTTACGCTGATGTTTTTCGTGATGGGACTGGTGTCGTGGAGTTTGTTCGCAAGGAAGATATGAGCTATGCTGTACGAAAGCTGGATAACACAAAATTTCGATCACATGAG GGAGAAACAGCATATATCCGTGTGAAAGTTGACGGTCCACGAAGTCCAAGCTATGGAAGATCTCGTTCACGTAGCCGCAGTCGAACCAGAAGCCGTAGCCGAAGCCGCAGCAGAAGCCGTAGTTACTCTCCCAGACGAAGCAGAGGATCTCCCCGCTACTCACCCCGTCATAGCAGATCACGCTCGCGTAGCTAG